ATGCGTTGTATCTCGCGCAGCATCACTTCGCGCAGCATGACGACACCGCGGTCCGATGAGGTGAGCCGCTCATGGGTGCGGTCGGCGATCGGTCCCTGGGTCTCCCAGGCCATATGATCCTGCGACTGCACAGCGTCCATGCGAAAGCGCGTGAATGGATGCAGCTGGTCCGGTGGGTTTTTGTAGGGCGGAATGTAAATCACCGGCGGCTCGTCACCTTCAACGATCGTGCCATCTGGCGAGGGGAAAAACCGCACGAAAAAGATCTTCGTGTGAGTATCGTCGATCGGCACGCGTATCTGACCGGCGTTGCCCTGGCGCAAGATGTTCGGAAAAATCACCGGATGCTCGTCGATCATGCCGTTTTTGTAAGTGCGCCGCTTCATTAAGCCATAGGGTATTTCAAAGAAATCGAAACGATCGACCTCGTCGGTAAACCCGCGGGTGCTGTTTTCCGGGTGGCGGTCCGGCTCGGCGGTTTCTTGATGGAGAATCATCAGGTGCGCCGGGTCCATGGAATTTTCCATCGCCTGAACCCAGTTGCAGTCGAGCTGCGGCTGAATGAATATTTTTCGTCGCCCGTCTTGGCGAAACCAAATGTCAAAGTTGGG
The sequence above is a segment of the Deltaproteobacteria bacterium genome. Coding sequences within it:
- a CDS encoding Rieske 2Fe-2S domain-containing protein; this translates as MLTSAENDLLTKVGPGEPAGELLRRYWLPVGVASELTAEKPTQIVRILGETLVLFRTRNGAVGLIEDRCAHRGASLCYGRVEERGIACAYHGWLYNLKGNCLETPAEPAESKFHLTVKQKAYPVQKVCGLYWAYLGPAPAPLLPNFDIWFRQDGRRKIFIQPQLDCNWVQAMENSMDPAHLMILHQETAEPDRHPENSTRGFTDEVDRFDFFEIPYGLMKRRTYKNGMIDEHPVIFPNILRQGNAGQIRVPIDDTHTKIFFVRFFPSPDGTIVEGDEPPVIYIPPYKNPPDQLHPFTRFRMDAVQSQDHMAWETQGPIADRTHERLTSSDRGVVMLREVMLREIQRMQAGHDPKGVIRDAQQNAAMVDTHLTKTIEQFGQVGADAAVNA